From Variimorphobacter saccharofermentans, one genomic window encodes:
- a CDS encoding right-handed parallel beta-helix repeat-containing protein, with protein sequence MKIYVSSKSRGGDGTKEYPMNSIAQAAKIARPGDEVIVAPGIYREYVDPAFGGTQEERIIYRSEVKHGAIISGAERVQTWTQYEGTVWMARIPNSIFGTYNPYTVEIFGDWYDATKKLHTGEVYLNDKSLYEAVTLEEVLNPTPNLESWDQPGSLYKWYTTQDGDATVIYANFHSFDPNVENVEINVRRNCFYPSKEGVGYITLSGFVVTKAATQWAPPTAYQEGMVGPHWSKGWIIEDCDISHSKCSGISLGKYLQPNNDNKWLTKRVKTGTQTERDAICQAQNEGWTKERIGSHIVRRCNIHDCGQTGIVGHLGCVFSIIEDNDIHHINYKHDLAGAEIGGIKFHAAIDVIIRRNRFHHSSRGLWLDWQAQGTRVTQNLFYANTPPDGTLLTGNLSVGEDLFIEVSHGPTLVDNNILLSEVAGRFCTQGIALVHNLIAGSFVGVGSGVDNGSKKFPSPRYTPYHVPHRTEVAGFMTILHGDARFYNNIFVQQPVRQLFRDFAKERNWDSLDQMNYITGTKPYDGYPDAETYFAKFFEDDYKIREDRDKYYDKLPVYTGGNVFFNGAEPHDGEIDFIKNDVSPIQLELVENEDGLFLKTNLYEYLPASFNKTISTELLGEAFEPEQKFEHPDGSEIIFDEDYLGKHRGIHPVSGPFEITKEMKVNVLPLN encoded by the coding sequence ATGAAAATTTATGTATCTAGCAAATCAAGAGGCGGAGACGGAACGAAAGAATATCCGATGAATTCCATCGCCCAGGCTGCTAAAATCGCCCGTCCGGGAGATGAGGTAATTGTAGCACCCGGCATATATAGAGAATATGTGGACCCGGCATTCGGGGGAACGCAGGAGGAAAGAATTATCTATCGGTCCGAAGTAAAACACGGCGCAATCATCTCAGGAGCCGAGCGGGTACAGACTTGGACACAGTACGAAGGCACTGTGTGGATGGCCCGAATTCCTAACAGTATTTTTGGAACCTATAATCCATACACAGTTGAAATCTTTGGTGATTGGTATGATGCCACCAAGAAATTACATACAGGAGAAGTATATCTGAATGATAAGTCTCTATATGAGGCTGTCACCCTGGAGGAGGTACTTAACCCCACTCCCAACTTGGAATCTTGGGATCAACCGGGCTCCTTATACAAATGGTATACCACACAGGATGGGGATGCTACCGTTATATATGCAAACTTTCATAGCTTTGATCCCAATGTAGAAAATGTTGAAATTAATGTAAGAAGAAACTGCTTCTATCCGTCAAAGGAAGGTGTTGGATATATTACACTTTCCGGTTTCGTAGTTACAAAAGCTGCAACCCAATGGGCACCACCGACCGCTTACCAGGAAGGTATGGTAGGACCTCATTGGTCAAAGGGATGGATTATTGAGGATTGTGATATTTCCCATTCCAAATGCAGCGGTATCTCACTGGGTAAATATCTACAACCCAATAATGACAATAAATGGTTGACTAAACGTGTCAAGACAGGAACCCAGACAGAAAGAGATGCAATCTGTCAGGCACAGAATGAAGGATGGACAAAAGAACGAATTGGTTCTCACATTGTTCGTCGCTGCAACATCCATGATTGTGGCCAGACCGGTATTGTTGGACATCTGGGATGTGTATTCTCAATTATAGAAGATAATGATATTCATCATATAAATTATAAGCATGACCTGGCAGGGGCAGAAATCGGTGGCATTAAGTTCCATGCAGCCATTGATGTCATCATCAGACGGAATCGTTTTCATCATAGCTCCCGTGGCTTATGGCTTGATTGGCAGGCCCAGGGAACCCGTGTGACCCAGAACCTGTTCTATGCCAATACTCCCCCGGATGGTACTCTTTTGACAGGAAACTTATCCGTAGGAGAAGACCTCTTTATCGAGGTATCCCATGGCCCGACCCTGGTGGATAACAATATCCTCCTATCTGAAGTGGCAGGACGCTTCTGTACTCAGGGTATCGCCTTGGTACATAACCTGATTGCAGGCTCCTTTGTAGGTGTCGGTAGCGGAGTGGATAATGGAAGTAAGAAATTCCCCTCACCCCGTTATACTCCTTACCATGTTCCCCATAGAACAGAAGTAGCAGGATTTATGACCATCTTACACGGTGATGCCAGATTCTATAACAATATTTTTGTACAGCAGCCGGTAAGACAGTTGTTTAGGGATTTTGCAAAAGAGAGGAATTGGGATTCCTTAGATCAGATGAATTATATCACAGGAACCAAGCCTTATGATGGGTACCCTGATGCAGAGACCTATTTTGCGAAATTCTTTGAAGACGATTATAAAATCCGTGAGGACAGAGATAAATATTACGATAAGCTTCCGGTGTATACAGGTGGAAATGTCTTCTTTAACGGGGCAGAACCTCACGATGGCGAAATCGATTTCATCAAAAATGATGTTAGTCCCATCCAGCTGGAACTGGTGGAAAATGAGGATGGGCTTTTCCTGAAAACCAATTTGTATGAGTATCTACCGGCTTCCTTCAATAAAACCATTTCAACGGAGCTGTTAGGTGAAGCATTTGAACCGGAACAGAAATTTGAACATCCGGATGGTTCGGAAATTATCTTTGACGAAGATTATCTTGGAAAGCACCGAGGTATTCATCCGGTAAGCGGACCTTTTGAGATTACTAAGGAGATGAAGGTAAATGTATTACCTCTCAATTGA
- a CDS encoding MBL fold metallo-hydrolase, with translation MNYKEQYKLHMQEFENFKSSAMAHLWINQTERYIKPFQIFGNLYYVGDSDICMHIIDTGNGLILCDAGNYGAEGMLVNAIWEAGFNPYDIKWLIISHGHVDHIGCAEFFRTMYGCKIYMGEPDARMLREQPELSLVGVSPSCTYQLFEPDEVIRDGEVRTFGNTTIEFYMVPGHTPGTLAYFFDVTDGKEKKRAGYYGGFGFNTLTKEHLIQAGDPVYKTRIIYQESLAKVRNQHVDIFMGNHTVNNQLLERRKRMLEHPEVNPFIDDKIWGAYLDEKLEALLKLCQEDN, from the coding sequence ATGAATTATAAAGAGCAATATAAGCTCCATATGCAGGAGTTTGAAAACTTTAAAAGTAGTGCTATGGCACACCTCTGGATCAACCAAACAGAGCGTTATATCAAGCCTTTTCAGATATTTGGTAACCTGTATTATGTGGGAGACAGCGATATATGTATGCATATCATTGATACAGGAAACGGATTGATCCTTTGTGATGCGGGGAATTATGGTGCAGAAGGAATGCTTGTCAATGCTATCTGGGAAGCCGGTTTTAATCCCTATGATATCAAATGGCTGATTATCTCTCATGGACACGTAGACCACATCGGGTGCGCAGAATTCTTCCGCACTATGTATGGTTGTAAGATTTATATGGGAGAACCGGATGCAAGGATGTTGCGGGAACAGCCTGAACTATCACTGGTAGGAGTCTCCCCAAGCTGCACCTATCAGCTTTTTGAACCCGATGAGGTGATTCGGGATGGAGAAGTCCGAACCTTTGGAAATACGACCATCGAATTTTATATGGTGCCGGGACACACACCCGGTACCCTGGCATATTTTTTTGATGTAACAGATGGAAAAGAGAAGAAACGTGCCGGTTATTATGGAGGATTTGGATTCAATACGTTGACGAAAGAACACCTAATCCAAGCCGGTGATCCGGTGTATAAAACCAGAATCATATATCAGGAGTCCTTGGCCAAGGTCAGAAATCAACATGTTGATATCTTTATGGGTAACCATACAGTGAATAATCAACTTTTGGAGAGACGTAAAAGGATGTTGGAACATCCGGAGGTGAACCCCTTTATTGACGACAAGATTTGGGGAGCATATTTGGATGAGAAGCTGGAGGCGTTATTAAAGCTCTGTCAAGAGGATAATTAA
- a CDS encoding extracellular solute-binding protein — MKRIIALLLAVVLVMSTLAGCGSTAKNEGSKTENEGNKSESKSETGSGTTTATDEKNEDITISMFLQDSADQAISPDLPIIQEITKRTGVHFDFIAAPNTEDQFREKFNVTVASGEIPDVMVSTYRADMMKVAEQGVFAPLDDYIDQYAPNLKKILDENPGYIRDLRSSDGKMYFLPFIGAVRTFKVWMLRADWLEKLNLEVPVTLDDWYNVLKAFKEQDPNGNGIADEIPFTTRNRQAGALAFMEAFGISGFEANEQFFIEDGQVKYAYTDPRFKEALTFINKLYNEGLLDPEYTTNDTNVWLSRFNNEVTGACQDTTARAYSLGTQIQANGSKDARFVVVAPPMGPDGTQMTTSQMQPIRGYTAISADSKYIKEIVQLFDYFYSEEGSLLNNFGIEGVTYTMENGKPTYTDVIAKDPQGRSILSMLNVYGHREWAYQQDVGYEDALLDPEFVKYRNDMEQYIRPTFPALSYTEEERDIINSTYTEIQTYKDEMIDKFIMGKESLDNFDKFVETIKSIGIDEVLKAEQAAYDRYMK, encoded by the coding sequence ATGAAACGTATAATTGCTTTATTACTGGCAGTGGTTTTAGTAATGTCCACATTAGCCGGATGCGGTTCTACTGCAAAGAACGAGGGAAGTAAAACAGAAAATGAGGGAAACAAATCAGAATCAAAATCTGAGACAGGATCAGGAACCACCACCGCAACAGATGAAAAAAATGAGGATATCACCATTAGTATGTTCCTACAGGACTCAGCGGATCAGGCAATTAGCCCGGACCTTCCTATCATTCAGGAGATTACCAAGAGAACAGGTGTCCACTTTGATTTCATAGCAGCACCTAACACAGAAGATCAGTTCCGTGAGAAATTCAACGTTACAGTTGCTTCCGGTGAGATCCCTGACGTTATGGTCAGCACCTATCGTGCAGATATGATGAAAGTAGCTGAGCAGGGTGTGTTTGCTCCCTTAGATGACTATATCGACCAATACGCACCTAATCTTAAGAAAATTCTGGATGAGAATCCCGGATATATCAGAGACTTAAGATCTTCAGACGGAAAAATGTATTTCCTTCCGTTTATCGGTGCAGTCAGAACCTTTAAGGTATGGATGTTACGTGCTGATTGGCTTGAAAAGTTAAATCTTGAAGTACCTGTGACTTTGGATGACTGGTATAACGTATTAAAAGCTTTCAAGGAGCAAGATCCCAACGGTAACGGAATAGCAGATGAGATTCCTTTTACCACCAGAAACAGACAGGCCGGTGCCCTTGCATTTATGGAGGCATTTGGTATTAGCGGTTTTGAAGCAAATGAACAGTTCTTTATTGAAGACGGTCAGGTAAAATACGCATACACTGATCCTCGCTTCAAGGAAGCATTAACCTTTATCAATAAATTATACAATGAAGGCTTACTGGATCCTGAGTATACTACCAACGATACTAATGTATGGTTATCCCGTTTTAACAATGAGGTTACCGGAGCATGTCAGGATACCACAGCACGCGCTTACTCTTTAGGAACACAGATTCAGGCTAACGGTTCAAAGGATGCCCGTTTTGTAGTGGTTGCACCTCCTATGGGACCGGACGGAACACAGATGACTACAAGCCAGATGCAGCCGATCAGAGGTTACACAGCGATCAGTGCAGATTCTAAATATATCAAAGAAATCGTACAGCTATTTGATTATTTCTACAGTGAGGAAGGAAGCCTGCTTAATAACTTCGGTATTGAAGGTGTGACTTATACCATGGAAAATGGTAAGCCTACCTATACTGACGTAATTGCAAAAGACCCTCAAGGAAGATCCATTCTTTCCATGCTTAATGTTTATGGACATAGAGAATGGGCATATCAGCAGGATGTTGGATACGAGGATGCATTACTTGATCCTGAATTCGTAAAATACAGAAATGATATGGAACAGTATATCCGTCCTACCTTCCCTGCACTTTCTTATACAGAAGAGGAAAGAGATATCATCAACAGTACCTACACAGAAATTCAGACCTATAAGGATGAAATGATTGATAAGTTCATCATGGGTAAGGAATCTCTCGATAACTTTGATAAATTTGTAGAAACTATTAAGAGCATTGGAATTGACGAAGTTCTCAAGGCAGAACAAGCGGCTTACGACCGTTATATGAAGTAA
- the ilvD gene encoding dihydroxy-acid dehydratase has protein sequence MKQKSQKERLLWPQFDALELGSGWDITDIEKPQILIEDVHGDSHPGSVHLNQLATQAAFGVYEKGGVPAHYHVTDVCDGCAQGHNGMNYVLASREAITDMIEVHASAIPWDGIIFSSSCDKSIPAHLKAAARLNVPSIFIPGGSMRPGPDMTTSLVAGEISLKQKRKDEITEQEIIDYKLTGCPSYGACTFLGTASTMQCMAEALGMALPGSALAPATMQDIQRYARAAGRAVMGLYERNLTPEQIMTKEAFYNAIVIHSAIGGSTNAMIHLPSIARELGYELPIELFDEVNHKIPHLANINPSGKHLTESFWFAGGVPMIQLMLKDMLHLDVMTVTGKSLGENLEALQKDNWFERNLGYLRNYKLSREDVILPVEKVKETGSVAVLKGNLAPEGCVIKYSACVEEQRKATGPARVFDSEEDAYRAVIEKKIRPGDIMIIRYEGPRGCGMPEMLMTTEAITCDATLNGTVALITDGRFSGATRGAAIGHVSPEAACGGPIAYIEEGDIISYDVEARTIDITGLGGRACSSEEVAAALAERAKKGVHVSHKRKGFYKRYTEHALSAMKGAGFE, from the coding sequence ATGAAACAGAAAAGTCAGAAAGAACGACTCCTGTGGCCGCAATTTGATGCCCTGGAATTAGGCAGCGGTTGGGATATCACAGATATCGAAAAGCCACAGATTTTGATTGAGGATGTTCATGGAGATTCCCATCCGGGAAGTGTTCATTTGAATCAGCTGGCTACGCAGGCAGCCTTCGGTGTGTATGAAAAAGGCGGCGTTCCCGCCCATTACCATGTTACGGATGTTTGTGATGGCTGTGCCCAGGGACATAACGGTATGAACTATGTCCTGGCATCCCGAGAGGCTATCACCGATATGATTGAGGTACATGCCAGTGCCATACCGTGGGATGGCATTATCTTTTCCTCCAGCTGCGACAAATCCATTCCGGCTCATTTGAAAGCAGCAGCCCGCTTGAATGTACCATCCATTTTTATACCGGGTGGCAGTATGCGGCCGGGCCCTGATATGACAACCAGCCTGGTTGCAGGTGAAATTTCTCTGAAACAGAAGAGAAAGGATGAAATCACGGAACAGGAGATTATCGACTATAAATTGACAGGCTGCCCATCCTATGGTGCTTGTACCTTCCTTGGGACAGCCAGCACCATGCAGTGTATGGCAGAGGCCTTGGGAATGGCCCTTCCCGGCAGTGCCCTGGCCCCTGCGACTATGCAGGATATTCAGCGTTATGCCAGAGCAGCAGGCCGCGCAGTCATGGGCTTATATGAAAGAAATCTGACTCCGGAGCAAATCATGACAAAGGAAGCCTTCTACAATGCCATCGTTATTCACAGTGCTATCGGAGGCTCCACCAATGCTATGATACATCTTCCCAGTATAGCAAGGGAGTTAGGATATGAGCTTCCTATTGAATTATTTGATGAAGTTAACCACAAGATACCTCATCTGGCCAATATTAACCCCAGCGGAAAGCATTTGACGGAATCCTTCTGGTTTGCCGGAGGTGTTCCTATGATACAGCTGATGTTGAAGGATATGTTACATCTGGATGTTATGACTGTTACAGGTAAGAGCCTGGGTGAGAATCTGGAGGCTCTGCAAAAAGACAATTGGTTCGAGCGAAATCTTGGATATCTACGTAATTATAAATTAAGCAGAGAGGATGTTATCCTACCGGTGGAGAAGGTTAAGGAAACCGGTAGTGTTGCGGTTCTGAAAGGGAATTTGGCCCCGGAAGGCTGTGTTATTAAATATTCTGCCTGTGTGGAAGAGCAGCGAAAAGCAACAGGTCCGGCCCGGGTATTCGACAGCGAGGAAGACGCTTATCGGGCAGTGATAGAAAAGAAAATCCGACCGGGAGATATTATGATTATCCGCTACGAGGGTCCCAGAGGCTGTGGTATGCCGGAGATGCTCATGACCACGGAAGCGATAACCTGTGATGCGACGCTAAATGGTACCGTTGCCCTAATTACGGATGGAAGATTTTCCGGTGCTACCAGAGGAGCGGCCATTGGACACGTCTCTCCGGAAGCTGCCTGTGGCGGTCCCATTGCTTACATAGAAGAAGGAGATATTATATCCTATGATGTTGAAGCACGTACGATTGATATTACAGGTCTAGGCGGTCGTGCCTGCTCCTCGGAGGAAGTGGCAGCAGCACTGGCTGAGCGCGCCAAGAAGGGTGTACATGTTTCTCACAAAAGAAAAGGCTTCTATAAGCGTTATACAGAACATGCACTTTCAGCAATGAAAGGGGCCGGCTTTGAGTAA
- a CDS encoding FGGY-family carbohydrate kinase encodes MYYLSIDFGTSAVKTSIVDDSLQVKSWSKAEYRYLILPGEKYELKEADLMTALVDAVRGLDDRLLSQVKVICYDTFSPSVVFMDRDGALVYPNIITHLDRRSRKQSDDIDRIIGKEAYRNISGIYPFAGGCSAMTLLWFLQNQPEVLEKSYYIGHLTTLIHKRFTGLWMVDFVNSSMLGLYETTTQGTWSEVLLKELQIERRLFPDIYYPGTMYGVLQKEMADLLGMKEGIPVCVGTNDVAAAQMGAGNNKAGQIMNTAGSSEMVSILTDKPITDAKYYLRNSALPGLWQIYATTCGGFGIQWFYEQFCNEMTLDEFYRYEDGEIQKYLTTGRNDVSFTPFLSGDRQSLAKKTASWMGLSLASTRGEMLVSLLVAIQDVIYGTIDKAARVQELDNVIKITGGMLTPMYLRLKTQLHPEYELTLVDDCPILGNVALAKFRQEGK; translated from the coding sequence ATGTATTACCTCTCAATTGATTTTGGAACTTCAGCGGTCAAGACATCGATTGTAGATGACAGCCTTCAGGTCAAAAGCTGGAGTAAAGCAGAATACCGTTATCTGATTTTACCCGGAGAGAAGTATGAGTTAAAAGAAGCGGATCTGATGACCGCTCTGGTTGATGCAGTAAGAGGGCTGGACGACCGGCTTCTTAGCCAGGTGAAAGTAATCTGCTATGACACTTTTTCACCCTCGGTTGTATTTATGGACAGGGATGGGGCTCTTGTTTATCCCAATATCATCACCCATCTGGACCGAAGAAGTCGAAAACAGAGTGATGATATTGATCGGATCATCGGGAAGGAAGCCTATAGGAATATATCGGGTATCTACCCCTTTGCGGGTGGATGCTCGGCTATGACCCTTCTCTGGTTTTTACAGAATCAGCCGGAGGTATTGGAGAAAAGTTATTATATTGGGCACCTGACAACACTGATTCATAAAAGATTTACCGGGCTATGGATGGTGGATTTTGTCAATTCCTCTATGTTAGGGCTCTATGAAACCACAACCCAAGGCACATGGTCAGAGGTTCTGCTCAAAGAGCTACAGATAGAAAGAAGGTTGTTTCCTGATATTTATTATCCGGGCACGATGTACGGAGTTCTTCAAAAGGAAATGGCAGATCTCTTAGGTATGAAGGAAGGTATTCCGGTATGCGTAGGAACCAACGATGTGGCTGCCGCTCAGATGGGCGCCGGTAACAATAAGGCTGGGCAGATTATGAATACTGCCGGTTCGTCGGAAATGGTTTCGATATTAACGGATAAACCCATTACCGATGCCAAGTATTATTTAAGAAATTCTGCCCTTCCGGGACTTTGGCAGATCTATGCGACCACCTGTGGTGGATTTGGTATTCAGTGGTTCTATGAACAGTTTTGCAATGAAATGACCCTGGATGAGTTCTACCGGTATGAAGACGGTGAAATTCAAAAATATCTTACGACCGGTCGAAACGATGTGAGTTTCACCCCCTTTTTATCGGGAGACCGGCAAAGTCTTGCAAAGAAAACAGCTTCCTGGATGGGATTATCTCTGGCCAGTACCAGAGGAGAGATGTTGGTCTCCCTTCTAGTAGCGATTCAAGATGTGATATATGGCACGATTGATAAAGCTGCCAGGGTTCAGGAGCTGGATAATGTAATTAAGATAACCGGAGGCATGCTGACACCTATGTATCTACGGTTAAAGACACAGCTACATCCGGAATATGAATTGACATTGGTGGATGATTGCCCGATTCTTGGTAACGTGGCATTGGCTAAGTTTAGGCAGGAGGGAAAATAG
- a CDS encoding transketolase family protein, with protein MIGNFVDPRKAFGSAVTELAADNQSIVVFSADSGKSSGFGDFAKKYPHRYFECGIMEQGITGMASGMATTGKIPVFCAIAPFVTARPYEMVRNDLGYMRQNVKVVGRNCGITYSDLGSTHQSLDDFGLMNLIPGMVILAPQDPVEIEEATKAMIEYQGPVYMRIGNPKIPVIFERSPFVIGKGQLLREGTDVTLISTGSTTLDAIQAAENLVKQGIAVQHIGMPTVKPLDVELVREAAGKTGKIVTVEEHYVNSGLGSLVTNAVSDMIDVVVKRLGIPEEYGKTSGDYRELVAYYHLDAAGIEESVKEFLYTV; from the coding sequence ATGATTGGAAATTTTGTTGATCCTAGAAAAGCATTTGGAAGCGCAGTCACAGAACTAGCCGCTGACAATCAAAGCATTGTAGTGTTTTCTGCAGACAGTGGAAAAAGCTCCGGCTTTGGAGATTTTGCTAAAAAATATCCCCACCGATATTTCGAGTGTGGAATTATGGAGCAGGGTATAACCGGAATGGCTTCCGGTATGGCAACGACAGGTAAGATTCCGGTATTTTGTGCGATTGCTCCCTTTGTAACGGCGAGACCCTATGAAATGGTCCGTAATGACCTTGGTTACATGCGCCAGAATGTCAAAGTAGTCGGAAGAAACTGTGGTATTACCTATTCGGATTTGGGAAGTACCCACCAGTCCTTAGATGATTTTGGCCTCATGAATTTGATTCCCGGAATGGTGATCTTGGCACCTCAGGACCCTGTTGAGATCGAAGAGGCAACAAAAGCCATGATAGAATATCAGGGGCCTGTTTATATGAGGATTGGGAATCCTAAGATTCCGGTAATATTCGAAAGAAGCCCCTTTGTGATTGGCAAAGGCCAGTTACTTCGGGAAGGAACCGATGTCACCCTGATCTCTACCGGTTCTACAACTCTTGATGCCATCCAAGCAGCCGAAAACCTGGTAAAGCAGGGAATAGCAGTACAGCATATTGGAATGCCTACGGTTAAGCCGTTGGATGTGGAGCTTGTCCGTGAGGCAGCAGGAAAGACAGGAAAAATAGTTACAGTGGAAGAGCATTATGTTAACAGTGGACTGGGTTCACTAGTTACCAATGCCGTCAGCGACATGATAGATGTCGTAGTAAAACGCCTGGGAATACCGGAGGAGTACGGAAAAACCAGCGGTGATTACAGGGAATTAGTGGCATACTATCATCTGGATGCTGCAGGAATTGAAGAATCTGTGAAGGAATTTTTATATACAGTGTGA
- a CDS encoding RpiB/LacA/LacB family sugar-phosphate isomerase: protein MRVAIGCDPNAQALKAQLIPFIEGLGHEVYDLGSDDPIYANVAINLGEAVARKEYDRGILICGTGIGVCITANKVPGVYAALVTDIYQAQRAVLSNNANIITLGAQIIGIELAKCLVKEYLSLTFDPNSRSAEKLARLMEYDKEKVNGR, encoded by the coding sequence ATGAGAGTTGCGATAGGATGTGACCCGAATGCACAAGCACTCAAGGCTCAACTAATTCCATTTATTGAGGGCTTAGGACATGAGGTCTACGATTTAGGAAGTGATGACCCGATTTATGCTAATGTTGCGATTAATCTGGGAGAGGCGGTTGCAAGAAAGGAATATGACAGAGGGATTCTTATCTGTGGAACCGGTATTGGTGTATGTATTACTGCCAATAAGGTACCGGGTGTTTATGCAGCTCTGGTAACGGATATCTATCAGGCCCAAAGAGCAGTATTAAGTAACAATGCCAATATCATTACACTTGGTGCTCAGATTATTGGTATAGAGCTTGCCAAGTGTCTGGTGAAAGAGTACCTTAGTTTAACCTTTGATCCCAACAGTCGTTCTGCCGAAAAATTGGCTCGTCTGATGGAATATGATAAGGAGAAAGTGAATGGCAGATAG
- a CDS encoding transketolase yields the protein MADRVRILELQILAAKCRKNILRMVRSGGHGHIGGALSAIDIITALYFEKMHIDPLHPKMEDRDRFLLSAGHKCLAQYAVLAERGYFDKAVLDTYGNLGSVIPGHPDMHKLPGIEANTGSLGHGMAIACGMAMAAKMDGKAFHVYSVTGDGELPEGSNWEAAAAAAKFKLDNLTIFVDNNHLQISGDVTEVMNMEPIDKKFMDFGWAVRVIDGNNMEEILDALEALPFEKGKPNMILCKTIKAKGLSFGENNAAFHFWDASEELLCQAEQELDTYIKELERIG from the coding sequence ATGGCAGATAGGGTTAGAATATTAGAATTACAGATTCTGGCTGCAAAATGCAGAAAAAATATATTGCGCATGGTGCGTTCGGGAGGCCACGGCCATATTGGAGGAGCTTTATCCGCCATTGATATTATTACAGCCCTATATTTTGAAAAGATGCATATCGATCCGCTACATCCTAAGATGGAGGACAGGGACAGATTCCTGCTCTCCGCCGGGCACAAATGCCTGGCTCAGTATGCAGTATTAGCGGAAAGGGGCTATTTTGACAAAGCAGTACTGGATACCTATGGCAATCTGGGTTCTGTCATTCCCGGTCATCCGGATATGCACAAACTGCCCGGAATTGAAGCCAATACCGGATCCTTGGGACACGGGATGGCTATAGCTTGTGGAATGGCCATGGCAGCGAAAATGGATGGTAAGGCCTTTCATGTCTATAGTGTCACCGGAGATGGAGAGCTTCCGGAAGGCTCTAATTGGGAAGCCGCAGCCGCTGCTGCCAAATTCAAACTGGATAACCTGACAATCTTTGTGGATAACAACCACCTTCAAATCAGCGGCGATGTGACCGAGGTTATGAATATGGAGCCTATTGATAAAAAGTTCATGGATTTTGGTTGGGCGGTCAGAGTAATCGATGGAAACAATATGGAAGAAATTCTGGATGCACTGGAGGCCCTGCCCTTTGAAAAGGGAAAGCCCAATATGATTTTATGCAAGACGATTAAAGCAAAGGGTTTATCCTTTGGTGAAAATAATGCGGCCTTCCATTTCTGGGATGCATCGGAGGAGCTCCTCTGTCAGGCTGAACAGGAATTAGATACTTATATCAAGGAATTAGAGAGAATTGGGTAA
- a CDS encoding dihydrodipicolinate synthase family protein yields the protein MKELKGIVIPAVTPFDSDGELRLDWLAFNYSKWNETKVSGYMALGSNGEFRSLSDDEAFLVIKTASEVVAEDKLFIAGVGRESLYQTMEFIGRLGKSKIPINYVSVLTPGYFKSAMTDEALIDYYQTIADYSSYPVLIYCAPKFANGVCISPQALKVLADHPNIAGIKDTSSDMMEAYMQAVGGRDDFEVFSGSLENIMTCLRYGGKGGIISSANYFPDTCAKLYELHEQNNAEITMEYFNRLKLLAKHTGGSYGVAGVKEVMNMMGYQGGLPRKPLLPCHEALRSEIQDYISEQRDWMLDILK from the coding sequence ATGAAAGAACTGAAAGGAATTGTAATTCCGGCTGTCACTCCCTTTGATTCAGACGGAGAGCTGCGCCTGGATTGGTTGGCATTTAATTATAGTAAGTGGAATGAAACCAAAGTAAGTGGTTATATGGCGCTGGGCAGTAATGGTGAATTCAGAAGTTTAAGTGATGATGAAGCCTTTTTGGTCATAAAAACAGCCTCCGAGGTTGTTGCCGAGGATAAATTATTTATAGCAGGAGTTGGAAGAGAGTCCCTATATCAGACTATGGAGTTTATAGGCAGACTGGGAAAAAGCAAAATCCCCATCAACTATGTTTCTGTACTGACACCCGGATACTTTAAAAGTGCAATGACGGATGAAGCCCTGATTGATTATTATCAGACCATCGCGGATTACAGTTCCTATCCGGTTCTAATCTATTGTGCCCCGAAGTTTGCCAATGGAGTATGCATTTCCCCGCAGGCCTTAAAGGTTCTTGCAGATCATCCGAATATTGCAGGGATTAAGGACACTTCCTCGGATATGATGGAGGCGTACATGCAGGCAGTAGGAGGACGAGACGACTTTGAAGTGTTTTCAGGCTCTCTTGAAAATATTATGACCTGCCTTCGTTATGGAGGCAAGGGTGGAATCATCTCAAGTGCCAATTATTTTCCGGATACCTGTGCCAAGCTGTACGAACTTCATGAGCAAAATAATGCTGAGATTACCATGGAGTATTTCAATCGCCTTAAGCTGCTGGCAAAACACACAGGCGGCAGCTATGGTGTTGCAGGAGTCAAGGAAGTTATGAACATGATGGGGTATCAAGGCGGTCTGCCAAGAAAACCTTTACTTCCCTGCCATGAGGCACTACGAAGTGAAATACAAGATTATATATCAGAGCAGAGGGATTGGATGCTGGATATATTGAAGTAA